The proteins below are encoded in one region of Oculatellaceae cyanobacterium:
- a CDS encoding PepSY domain-containing protein, with amino-acid sequence MSKFDTVLNPSQVVEPPSNRFYRTVWRWHFYAGLFVIPFMLILSITGIIYLFKPQLDAAMYHQKMFVQPADVAMPYTQQVAVVQRTYPDAKVTKFTPSFASNRSAEVTIATKDERTLAVFVNPYTAKILGDRDENNNLQAIARKIHGELMIGKLGDYLVELASCWGLVLLITGLYLWLPRHKVTFLGTLIPRVWSQNKRVFWRDLHAVSGFYGVLLIGFLIISGLPWTGFWGDTFARLSSHYPAQMWDNVPQSTTLTGSLNQQGNLIVPWAVEQLPIPKSGTPGNQHHSGHNEIIGGTPADTSVNLDSVVTLAQAKGAPPGFSVSFPESKTGVYTVSAFPNNPAQEVTLHIDQYSGKVLADVRWKDYGLVPKAVEMGTAIHMGKYFGLSNQLLMLFAALIVIVLSVSGAVMWWQRRPKGTGWIGAPAMPTYVQQWKVPLAIVAILGLAFPLVGLSLVIVLLLDYFVLARIPALKRIFGA; translated from the coding sequence ATGAGTAAATTTGACACTGTTTTGAACCCATCACAGGTTGTTGAACCTCCTAGCAATCGTTTTTATCGCACCGTCTGGCGATGGCACTTCTATGCAGGCTTGTTTGTCATTCCTTTCATGCTGATTTTGTCAATCACAGGCATTATTTACCTGTTCAAACCGCAACTAGACGCTGCGATGTATCACCAGAAGATGTTCGTGCAGCCTGCGGATGTGGCGATGCCCTATACTCAACAGGTGGCAGTTGTTCAACGAACTTATCCTGATGCCAAAGTAACAAAATTTACGCCTAGCTTTGCGTCTAATCGTAGTGCTGAAGTGACGATCGCGACTAAAGATGAACGAACACTAGCTGTTTTCGTAAATCCCTATACGGCTAAGATTTTAGGCGATCGCGATGAAAATAATAATCTCCAAGCGATCGCACGCAAGATTCACGGCGAACTGATGATTGGAAAATTGGGAGATTATTTAGTAGAGCTTGCTTCCTGTTGGGGACTGGTTCTGCTGATTACCGGATTATATCTATGGTTGCCTCGCCACAAAGTAACTTTTTTAGGAACATTAATTCCGCGTGTGTGGAGCCAGAATAAACGGGTATTTTGGCGGGACTTACACGCGGTTTCAGGATTTTATGGCGTATTGCTAATTGGCTTTCTCATTATCAGTGGACTACCCTGGACAGGTTTTTGGGGAGATACATTCGCTCGTTTGTCAAGTCACTATCCTGCACAAATGTGGGATAACGTGCCTCAATCGACAACACTCACAGGCTCACTCAATCAACAGGGCAATCTAATTGTGCCTTGGGCAGTAGAGCAATTACCGATTCCTAAATCTGGTACGCCTGGAAATCAGCATCATTCAGGACACAACGAAATTATCGGGGGAACTCCTGCTGATACGTCCGTAAATCTAGATTCTGTTGTAACTTTAGCTCAAGCTAAAGGCGCACCCCCTGGATTTAGTGTTAGTTTTCCAGAATCCAAAACGGGTGTGTATACGGTTTCGGCATTTCCCAATAATCCAGCGCAAGAAGTCACTCTGCACATTGATCAATACAGTGGCAAAGTGTTAGCAGATGTGCGGTGGAAGGATTACGGGTTAGTACCCAAAGCCGTAGAAATGGGAACTGCTATCCACATGGGTAAATATTTTGGATTGAGCAATCAACTACTGATGTTGTTTGCCGCGTTAATTGTGATTGTGCTTTCAGTCAGTGGTGCGGTGATGTGGTGGCAGCGTCGTCCTAAAGGAACAGGTTGGATCGGTGCGCCTGCAATGCCTACTTATGTTCAGCAATGGAAAGTGCCACTAGCCATTGTTGCTATTTTAGGGCTTGCCTTCCCGCTTGTAGGGCTTTCGCTTGTTATAGTACTGCTGTTAGATTATTTCGTTTTGGCTCGTATTCCTGCCCTCAAGCGCATTTTCGGTGCGTAA
- a CDS encoding cysteine desulfurase family protein, with protein MQVYLDYSATTPPRPEVVAAMQQALTQQWGNPSSLHEWGQRASTLVERARLQVAGLLNAPDPESIIFTSGGTEADNLAIMGIARKYIVPQHLIISTVEHSAVSESVRLLEESGWEVTRLPVDVWGRVSESDLKNALQPNTALVSIIYGQSEVGTVQPIAGLGKIARDRGVLFHTDAVQVAGRMPIDVQRLPIDMLSLSSHKFYGSQGAGALYVRSGVELVPLLAGGGQEMQARSGTQAVPAIAGFGVAAQLAAQEMELEMHRLIKLRDRLFDQLANNPNLKPTGHPTQRLPHHVSFCIIDAGEQLTGKTLVRQLNLAGIAISAGAACNSGKLSPSKVLLEMGYSDREALGAIRLTLGRDTTEADIDWATMVIQQILARLLPALALR; from the coding sequence ATGCAAGTTTACCTAGATTATAGCGCCACCACTCCACCTAGACCAGAGGTAGTTGCAGCAATGCAACAAGCCCTAACTCAACAGTGGGGCAACCCATCGAGTTTACATGAGTGGGGGCAACGAGCCTCAACATTAGTGGAACGGGCAAGGCTACAGGTAGCTGGGTTGCTCAACGCTCCTGATCCAGAATCAATTATTTTTACTTCTGGTGGTACAGAAGCAGACAACCTGGCAATTATGGGAATTGCCAGAAAGTACATCGTACCCCAACATCTAATTATTTCTACTGTTGAACATTCAGCCGTATCAGAATCAGTGCGGTTGTTGGAAGAATCAGGTTGGGAAGTAACTCGTTTACCTGTGGATGTTTGGGGAAGGGTAAGCGAAAGTGATTTAAAGAATGCTTTGCAGCCAAATACAGCTTTGGTTTCAATTATCTACGGTCAAAGTGAAGTTGGAACAGTACAACCAATTGCAGGTTTAGGTAAAATTGCACGCGATCGCGGGGTGTTGTTTCACACTGATGCTGTGCAGGTAGCAGGACGGATGCCGATAGATGTCCAACGGTTACCTATAGATATGCTTTCTCTTTCTAGCCACAAATTTTATGGTTCTCAGGGTGCTGGGGCGCTGTATGTGCGATCTGGGGTGGAGTTAGTACCGTTGTTAGCTGGCGGTGGACAAGAAATGCAAGCGAGATCTGGCACTCAGGCTGTCCCTGCGATCGCCGGATTTGGAGTAGCTGCCCAATTAGCTGCCCAAGAAATGGAATTAGAGATGCACCGTTTAATTAAATTGCGCGATCGCTTATTTGATCAACTAGCTAACAACCCTAATTTAAAGCCTACCGGACATCCAACCCAGAGATTGCCTCACCATGTTAGTTTCTGTATTATTGATGCTGGTGAACAACTGACGGGCAAAACCTTAGTCCGACAACTAAACCTTGCTGGCATTGCTATTAGTGCTGGTGCTGCTTGTAACAGTGGTAAACTTAGCCCTAGTAAAGTTTTATTAGAAATGGGCTATAGCGATCGCGAAGCTTTGGGAGCAATTCGTCTCACATTAGGGCGTGATACTACTGAAGCAGATATAGATTGGGCAACAATGGTTATTCAGCAAATCTTGGCAAGATTACTGCCAGCCTTAGCTTTGCGATGA
- a CDS encoding metallophosphoesterase family protein, giving the protein MINRIFNKSKTPRRIVIGDVHGHYDGLMTLLEAVAPNSDDQVYFVGDLIDRGPHSAHVVEFVKKSPYQCLLGNHEQMLLDVFPDGEINGEALQGWLYSGGHATVNSYGDSGVDPEHIEWIRGLPTHLDLGDIWLVHAGVDPKRPIEKQGSEEFCWIREEFHSIRQPYFMNKLIITGHTITFTLPGVSPGQLAMGNGWLDIDTGAYHQKSGWLTALDITNELVYQVNVSKLRVRKRSLKESVTRVDPSKISKRR; this is encoded by the coding sequence GTGATCAATCGGATATTTAATAAAAGCAAAACTCCCCGTCGGATTGTGATCGGTGATGTGCATGGACACTACGATGGGTTGATGACACTGTTGGAGGCGGTTGCGCCCAACTCAGACGATCAAGTTTATTTTGTAGGCGATTTAATTGATCGCGGCCCCCACAGCGCTCATGTGGTGGAATTTGTTAAAAAAAGCCCCTATCAGTGTTTACTTGGCAACCACGAGCAAATGCTACTAGACGTTTTTCCAGATGGAGAAATCAATGGTGAAGCCCTACAAGGATGGCTCTATAGCGGCGGACACGCAACTGTTAATAGTTATGGCGATAGTGGCGTTGATCCAGAGCATATTGAATGGATACGCGGACTACCTACACACCTAGATTTAGGTGATATTTGGTTAGTCCATGCAGGTGTTGATCCTAAACGACCCATTGAAAAGCAAGGTTCGGAAGAATTTTGTTGGATTCGTGAAGAATTCCACAGTATACGCCAACCTTACTTTATGAATAAGCTGATCATCACTGGTCACACCATCACATTTACCTTACCAGGAGTTTCCCCTGGTCAACTAGCGATGGGAAATGGTTGGTTAGATATAGACACAGGTGCTTATCATCAGAAAAGTGGTTGGCTAACTGCGTTGGATATTACTAATGAGTTGGTTTATCAAGTCAATGTTTCAAAGCTGCGTGTGAGAAAGCGATCGCTCAAAGAATCAGTAACCAGAGTCGATCCTTCCAAAATCAGCAAGCGCCGCTAG
- a CDS encoding DUF1995 family protein: protein MTEIMAELPKTLEEAIAQARVATKTAIADGHTRLMVELVFPELKTMPVAWQFLPEFEEYGSQLKVFFPDAGAAALARRDWGEVPFKISDLGSSRSSVQNKIEEEDQIFLLVEASEVEIAQVEQLCNAAGDRPVILLVPRLENAAVVGIGYAARQLRDRFINTLYSSYYIRPLEGAALFRSHPSPWQVWLETNDDYNLIAEETQKPVGETLDQIILKATTPTTSNNPETAEQPKPKKTGLFTNMQRFLKALTR, encoded by the coding sequence ATGACTGAAATTATGGCAGAATTACCTAAAACTTTAGAAGAAGCGATCGCACAGGCCCGCGTTGCTACCAAAACCGCGATCGCAGATGGTCACACCCGCCTCATGGTTGAGTTGGTGTTTCCAGAACTAAAAACCATGCCTGTAGCATGGCAATTTCTCCCAGAATTTGAAGAATACGGTTCGCAACTGAAAGTATTCTTTCCTGATGCTGGTGCGGCGGCGTTAGCGCGTCGTGACTGGGGAGAAGTACCCTTTAAAATATCAGACTTAGGCAGCAGCAGAAGTTCAGTACAAAATAAAATTGAGGAAGAAGACCAAATCTTCCTATTGGTTGAAGCTTCTGAGGTAGAAATTGCCCAAGTAGAACAATTATGTAATGCCGCAGGCGATCGCCCAGTAATTTTACTTGTTCCTCGCTTAGAAAATGCTGCTGTTGTTGGTATTGGTTACGCTGCACGTCAATTGCGCGATCGCTTCATCAATACTCTTTACTCCAGTTATTACATCAGACCACTAGAAGGCGCAGCCTTATTTCGTTCTCATCCCTCTCCCTGGCAAGTTTGGCTTGAAACCAACGATGACTATAATTTAATCGCTGAAGAAACTCAAAAACCTGTTGGAGAAACACTCGATCAAATTATTCTCAAAGCCACTACCCCAACTACTAGCAATAACCCAGAAACAGCCGAGCAACCAAAACCTAAAAAAACAGGGTTATTTACTAATATGCAAAGGTTTTTAAAAGCCTTGACTAGATAA
- a CDS encoding glycosyltransferase family 2 protein translates to MNIMLTKYSLVIPIYNEEETILELYRRVSAVMDRLDGTVELVLINDGSRDQSLHLIKKIHQQDQRVCYLSFARNFGHQIAVTAGLNFARGQIVIVLDADLQDPPELIPDMVEKWRQGYQVVYAQRTQRHKESWFKRLTAYTFYRILKNLADVEIPTDTGDFCLMDRQVVDVLNSMPERNRYIRGLRAWVGFQQTAIGFERDPRFAGDVKYSFRKSLALAVNGIVSFSKVPLRLSTYVGLLSAVIAIIMALLVIYWRFFAGTSTLTGYAALIVAVFFIGAVQLVSIGILGEYIGRIYEEVKGRPLYTLAEVAGFDNKSQPSAVSRQPLASNDS, encoded by the coding sequence ATGAATATAATGCTTACTAAGTATTCATTGGTTATCCCTATATATAACGAAGAAGAAACAATTTTAGAACTATATCGTCGAGTCAGTGCTGTGATGGATCGCCTCGACGGTACAGTTGAATTAGTTTTAATTAATGATGGTAGTCGCGACCAATCTTTGCACTTAATCAAGAAAATACATCAACAAGATCAGCGAGTTTGTTATTTAAGTTTTGCTCGTAACTTTGGTCATCAAATTGCGGTCACGGCTGGTTTAAACTTTGCTCGTGGTCAAATAGTAATTGTATTAGATGCAGACTTACAAGATCCACCAGAGTTAATCCCAGATATGGTGGAAAAATGGCGACAAGGTTATCAAGTAGTTTACGCTCAAAGAACTCAACGCCATAAAGAAAGTTGGTTTAAACGCTTGACTGCTTATACTTTTTATCGCATTCTCAAAAATTTAGCAGATGTTGAAATTCCCACCGATACTGGGGATTTTTGTTTAATGGATCGCCAAGTAGTTGATGTGTTAAATTCCATGCCAGAGCGCAACCGCTATATTAGAGGACTACGAGCATGGGTTGGTTTTCAACAAACTGCCATTGGGTTTGAGCGAGATCCTCGTTTTGCTGGCGATGTTAAATATAGTTTTCGTAAATCTTTGGCTTTAGCAGTTAATGGTATTGTATCTTTCTCCAAAGTACCATTAAGGCTTTCAACTTATGTAGGTTTGCTATCGGCAGTCATAGCAATAATTATGGCTTTATTAGTCATATATTGGCGTTTTTTTGCTGGAACTTCAACTTTAACTGGATATGCAGCACTAATTGTGGCTGTATTTTTTATCGGAGCAGTGCAGTTAGTCAGTATTGGCATTTTAGGTGAGTATATCGGGCGCATTTATGAAGAAGTAAAAGGCAGACCATTGTATACCTTGGCAGAGGTAGCAGGGTTTGACAACAAAAGTCAGCCGTCAGCCGTCAGCCGTCAGCCGTTAGCGTCTAATGATTCTTGA
- a CDS encoding GNAT family N-acetyltransferase, with translation MKVNYRDFVIRDWEQRDRIAAAEVIHSVLTQYKLGWEPTGADRDVLEVEKCYLATGGEFWVVEQQGQIVGTSAYYPVQRGNNAVEIRKMYLLSSIRGQGLGKFLLQKLEDVIALRGFKQIWIETASVLVEAVKLYESSGYIAAEGVETERCDRVYVKFLA, from the coding sequence GTGAAAGTTAACTACCGAGATTTTGTAATTCGTGATTGGGAACAGCGCGATCGCATTGCTGCGGCTGAAGTTATTCATTCTGTCTTAACTCAATACAAGTTAGGCTGGGAGCCTACAGGCGCAGATCGTGATGTATTGGAAGTAGAAAAATGTTATTTAGCTACAGGTGGAGAGTTTTGGGTAGTTGAACAACAAGGACAAATAGTCGGTACAAGCGCTTATTATCCTGTGCAGCGTGGAAATAATGCTGTAGAAATTCGCAAAATGTATCTTTTGTCAAGTATTAGAGGGCAAGGTTTAGGGAAGTTTCTGTTACAGAAGTTAGAGGATGTGATCGCTCTTAGAGGGTTTAAGCAAATTTGGATTGAAACGGCTAGTGTGTTAGTTGAAGCGGTGAAACTGTATGAAAGTAGCGGTTATATAGCAGCAGAGGGTGTAGAGACGGAGAGATGCGATCGCGTTTATGTAAAATTTCTTGCTTAG
- a CDS encoding DUF4330 domain-containing protein, translating into MAILDSQGRLFGKVSILDFAAALVILLVVVGIFFVPGTAGSVAQTGATKPVEVDVLVRGLSVLDPKSLIEQFNQEKKTNIIIRNQPYGQVDIKSVKTLPRTVIVPQPDGTAKALPDPRPDAYSTDMLMTLGGQAQITKNGPVLGNSKIKIGTPLALEGLNYDFNASVIAVRVKQ; encoded by the coding sequence ATGGCAATTTTGGATTCTCAAGGACGGCTTTTTGGTAAGGTAAGCATTTTAGATTTTGCTGCTGCCTTAGTGATTTTATTAGTTGTGGTAGGAATTTTCTTTGTACCTGGAACGGCTGGTTCTGTAGCTCAAACTGGTGCTACCAAACCTGTTGAAGTCGATGTACTTGTTAGGGGTTTAAGCGTACTAGATCCCAAGAGTTTAATTGAGCAATTCAACCAGGAAAAGAAGACAAATATTATCATCCGTAATCAACCTTATGGTCAGGTTGATATCAAATCTGTGAAAACACTACCCAGAACAGTTATTGTTCCTCAACCAGATGGGACTGCCAAAGCACTTCCCGATCCTAGACCGGACGCTTATAGTACTGATATGTTGATGACCCTCGGTGGACAGGCACAAATAACTAAAAACGGGCCAGTATTAGGCAACAGTAAAATCAAAATCGGTACACCACTAGCGTTAGAAGGCTTAAATTACGATTTCAATGCTAGTGTAATTGCTGTTCGTGTCAAGCAATAA
- a CDS encoding M48 family metallopeptidase: MKFSSLSSLKRASRRPWYYPLLSATVATSLIVGTPQVGQAISWFDILLQGARVVQLSNMSTRQEIQLGQQINQQIVNNDVRLYGNRQLNQYINQLGQRLAKNSDRPDIPYTFQVVDDPAINAFATMGGFVYVNTGTIAAAANEAELASVIAHEIAHIAGRHAVKQMRQAAIAQGISTAAGVNNSQAVQLGVQLALSRPRSRQDEYDADQRGLLTLRRAGYAEAPIVSFMQKLMAGSQGGVPTFLSTHPGTGERINNLRRLINPARANVGAGLNSTTYNSQVKALLRYQ, encoded by the coding sequence ATGAAGTTTTCCTCTTTGTCCTCTTTAAAGCGTGCTTCCCGCCGTCCTTGGTATTATCCATTGCTGTCTGCGACGGTAGCGACAAGTCTCATTGTAGGTACCCCCCAAGTGGGTCAGGCAATTAGCTGGTTTGATATCTTACTTCAAGGTGCGCGGGTAGTTCAGTTGTCCAATATGTCTACTAGGCAAGAAATTCAGCTTGGACAACAAATTAATCAGCAGATTGTCAATAATGATGTCAGACTTTATGGTAATCGGCAACTCAATCAGTATATTAATCAACTTGGTCAACGCCTAGCTAAAAATAGCGATCGCCCTGATATACCTTATACGTTTCAGGTTGTAGACGACCCAGCGATTAATGCTTTCGCAACAATGGGCGGTTTTGTTTATGTCAATACTGGGACTATCGCCGCCGCCGCTAATGAAGCTGAGTTAGCTAGTGTTATTGCTCACGAAATTGCTCACATTGCTGGTCGTCATGCGGTTAAGCAAATGCGTCAAGCAGCGATCGCTCAAGGCATTAGTACAGCCGCAGGGGTTAATAATAGCCAAGCAGTTCAACTTGGTGTACAACTAGCCCTCAGCCGTCCTCGCAGTCGCCAAGATGAGTATGATGCCGATCAAAGAGGGTTACTAACCTTAAGACGTGCAGGCTATGCTGAAGCACCAATTGTAAGTTTCATGCAAAAGCTAATGGCTGGTAGTCAAGGTGGGGTTCCTACTTTCTTGAGTACTCACCCAGGTACTGGCGAGCGCATTAATAATCTCAGAAGGTTGATTAATCCCGCTCGTGCTAATGTTGGCGCTGGTTTAAACAGTACTACTTATAACAGCCAAGTTAAAGCTTTGCTACGCTATCAGTAA
- a CDS encoding DUF2949 domain-containing protein — protein sequence MMQSASYSKLVRFLQEDLHISSSSMAIAFKYVEQDPGPLPMILWRYGLVTLEQLDRIYDWMETA from the coding sequence ATGATGCAATCTGCAAGCTATTCTAAATTGGTGCGATTTTTACAGGAAGATTTGCATATATCTTCATCTTCAATGGCGATCGCTTTCAAATATGTCGAACAAGATCCTGGCCCTTTGCCAATGATTCTTTGGCGGTATGGTTTAGTAACGCTGGAGCAATTAGACCGAATTTACGATTGGATGGAAACAGCTTAA
- a CDS encoding DUF655 domain-containing protein, whose protein sequence is MQSQNYRLKPLPQDALVQVYFNHSEASGYTEAYRQQKRTGDDLEQIIVDAIANAKSTVDVAVQELRLPKIAQALVDKQKAGVKVRIILENTYSRPWSSFSTNELAQLPQREQQRYQEFKKLVDRNHDNQVTSDEINQGDALVMLQNAGIPIIDDTADGSKGSNLMHHKFIVVDGQSLIITSANFTTSDIHGDFNNPNSQGNANNLVKIDSSQLASLFTQEFNLMWGDGAGGQPDSKFGVNKLFRPAQQVKVGTTTVTVGFSPTAKTIPWNQTTNGLIGETVGQSLHTVDMALFVFSDQLIANILEIDQKRGVKIRALIDPQFAYRSYSEGLDMMGVALSDKCQYEEGNYPWQSPINTVGIPQLPQGDLLHHKFAVVDQQIVITGSHNWSEAANTGNDETLLVINSGTVAAHFEREFERLYSTAVKGVPVSVQQKIKAQQQQCPQLAIASTLKSTTQETEKAAKSYPQPQESFDTRVESSTPTVTSKPTSVQKVNLNTASLEELEALPGVGKKLAERIIEARQQKPFTCLQDLDQVPGVGSSLMQKLSDRVTW, encoded by the coding sequence GTGCAGTCCCAAAACTACCGCCTCAAGCCATTACCTCAAGATGCTTTAGTTCAAGTTTACTTTAACCATTCAGAAGCATCAGGCTATACAGAGGCTTACCGCCAGCAGAAACGTACAGGGGATGATTTAGAACAAATAATCGTCGATGCGATCGCGAATGCAAAATCTACTGTAGATGTGGCGGTTCAAGAGTTAAGATTACCTAAAATTGCTCAAGCACTGGTAGATAAACAAAAAGCTGGGGTCAAGGTAAGGATAATTTTAGAAAATACTTATAGCCGTCCTTGGAGTTCATTTAGTACAAATGAATTAGCACAACTTCCACAGCGAGAACAACAACGTTACCAAGAATTTAAAAAACTTGTAGACCGTAATCATGATAATCAGGTAACATCTGATGAAATTAATCAAGGCGATGCTTTGGTGATGCTACAAAATGCTGGTATCCCCATAATTGATGATACGGCTGACGGTTCTAAAGGTAGCAACTTAATGCACCACAAGTTTATAGTTGTAGATGGGCAAAGTTTGATTATCACTTCAGCTAATTTTACAACTAGTGACATTCACGGCGATTTTAACAATCCTAATAGTCAAGGTAATGCTAACAATTTAGTTAAAATTGATAGTTCTCAATTAGCATCGTTATTTACCCAAGAGTTTAACTTGATGTGGGGCGATGGGGCAGGAGGTCAGCCAGACAGTAAGTTTGGAGTTAACAAGCTATTTCGCCCAGCCCAGCAGGTTAAAGTCGGAACTACTACCGTTACTGTGGGATTTTCCCCTACTGCTAAAACTATACCTTGGAACCAAACAACCAATGGTTTAATTGGTGAAACTGTGGGTCAATCTCTGCACACAGTAGATATGGCATTGTTTGTTTTTTCAGATCAGTTAATTGCCAATATCTTAGAAATTGATCAAAAGCGTGGTGTCAAAATCCGCGCATTAATTGATCCACAATTCGCCTATCGTAGTTATAGCGAAGGGCTAGACATGATGGGCGTGGCTCTAAGTGATAAGTGCCAATATGAAGAAGGTAATTATCCTTGGCAATCTCCTATAAATACAGTTGGTATACCTCAATTACCCCAAGGCGATCTACTGCATCATAAATTTGCAGTTGTAGACCAGCAAATTGTGATTACTGGGTCACATAATTGGTCTGAAGCTGCCAACACTGGTAATGATGAAACTTTGTTAGTAATTAATAGTGGTACTGTTGCGGCTCATTTTGAGCGCGAGTTTGAGCGACTTTATAGCACTGCTGTTAAAGGTGTGCCAGTATCAGTACAGCAAAAAATTAAAGCGCAGCAACAACAATGTCCACAATTAGCGATCGCATCTACTTTAAAATCTACAACTCAGGAGACCGAGAAAGCAGCGAAATCTTACCCCCAACCCCAAGAAAGTTTTGACACCAGGGTAGAGTCTAGTACTCCTACAGTTACAAGTAAGCCAACAAGTGTTCAAAAAGTTAACTTAAATACTGCTAGTTTGGAAGAATTAGAAGCGTTGCCTGGAGTGGGAAAGAAACTGGCTGAAAGAATTATTGAGGCGCGTCAACAAAAACCTTTTACTTGCTTGCAAGATTTAGACCAAGTACCAGGAGTTGGTTCAAGTTTAATGCAAAAATTGAGCGATCGCGTTACTTGGTAA
- a CDS encoding alpha/beta hydrolase: MILPPGFEQQSIVTSLGRMVYYTQGSTPWEVVDDSNVTDLPNLVFLHGFGGGSSAYEWSKVYPAFASEYRILAPDLIGWGRSEHPVRNYKIDDYITTIIEFVEQTCTVPVSVVASSLTAAFTIRAAIARPDLFKSLILTTASGLSDFGENYTRSFFAQIISTPILDRILYNAGVANSTGIRSFLEQRQFARSNRIYPEIIEAYLESAQQPNAEYAALAFVRGDLCFDLSLYITQLNTPTAIIWGQQSQFTSPEIGKRLTALNPQAIKVFQSLDDVGLTPQLELPGVTIGLIRRFLNFLE, from the coding sequence ATGATTCTGCCCCCTGGATTTGAACAGCAATCTATAGTTACCTCACTGGGTCGCATGGTTTACTACACACAAGGCTCAACACCTTGGGAAGTAGTAGATGATAGTAATGTCACCGACCTACCTAATTTGGTATTTCTACATGGTTTTGGTGGGGGGTCTTCGGCTTATGAATGGTCGAAAGTTTATCCAGCTTTTGCAAGTGAGTATCGAATTCTAGCACCGGACTTAATTGGCTGGGGGCGATCTGAGCATCCTGTTCGTAATTATAAAATTGATGATTATATCACCACAATCATTGAGTTTGTTGAGCAAACTTGCACTGTTCCAGTATCAGTAGTTGCTTCTTCTCTAACGGCAGCTTTTACTATTCGGGCTGCGATCGCACGTCCTGATTTATTCAAATCTCTGATTCTAACTACAGCATCAGGTTTGTCTGATTTTGGGGAAAATTATACTCGTAGTTTCTTTGCCCAAATCATTAGCACTCCCATTCTTGACCGCATACTTTACAATGCTGGTGTTGCTAACAGTACGGGCATCAGGAGTTTTTTAGAACAACGCCAATTTGCCCGTTCTAATCGTATTTACCCAGAAATAATAGAAGCTTATCTGGAATCTGCCCAACAACCTAATGCTGAATATGCCGCGTTAGCTTTTGTGCGGGGAGATTTATGTTTTGATTTATCCCTTTATATTACTCAGTTAAATACTCCCACCGCGATTATTTGGGGTCAACAGTCTCAATTTACTAGCCCAGAAATTGGTAAGCGACTAACTGCACTTAACCCACAAGCAATTAAAGTATTTCAATCTTTAGATGATGTGGGACTAACACCACAATTAGAATTACCAGGGGTAACTATTGGTTTAATTAGACGGTTTTTAAATTTCTTAGAATAG
- the miaE gene encoding tRNA isopentenyl-2-thiomethyl-A-37 hydroxylase MiaE, protein MVNLSSTLPVLLTPPVINALKEPTSSAWVEQAINNIDIILLDHSHCERKAAGVAINLMFRYPSNTKLVRMLTAIAREELEHFDQVNDWLERRGIPLAPLAAPPYGGGLNAQIRRDEPNRLLDALLVSGLIEARSHERLGLLATHLPDAELAEFYRSLMASEARHFGIYWVLADTYFERDVVVQRLEELAVAESKLLENLHPEPRIHS, encoded by the coding sequence TTGGTTAATTTAAGTTCCACATTACCAGTGCTATTAACACCACCAGTAATCAATGCCCTCAAAGAACCTACAAGTTCTGCTTGGGTTGAGCAAGCGATTAATAATATAGATATTATTTTGTTAGACCATTCTCACTGTGAACGCAAGGCGGCGGGAGTGGCAATAAATTTGATGTTTCGTTACCCCTCCAATACTAAGTTAGTACGGATGCTAACTGCGATCGCCCGTGAAGAGTTGGAGCATTTTGATCAAGTAAACGACTGGTTAGAACGTCGCGGTATTCCACTTGCTCCACTTGCAGCACCTCCTTATGGTGGAGGTTTAAATGCTCAAATTCGCCGTGATGAACCTAATCGGCTTTTAGATGCTTTATTAGTTTCTGGGTTAATTGAAGCTCGTAGTCATGAGCGTTTAGGATTGTTAGCAACTCATTTACCTGATGCTGAGTTGGCTGAATTTTATCGCAGTTTGATGGCATCTGAGGCGCGTCACTTTGGGATTTATTGGGTTTTGGCTGATACTTACTTTGAGCGTGATGTTGTTGTGCAACGACTGGAAGAATTAGCTGTTGCAGAAAGTAAGTTACTAGAAAATCTTCATCCTGAACCGAGAATTCATAGCTAG